A window of Pirellula sp. SH-Sr6A contains these coding sequences:
- the rpoN gene encoding RNA polymerase factor sigma-54, with protein sequence MRLSFGLEARQIQTQKLAPRMIQSMEILQLPILALQERIEQEMNENPMLEVEERDESLPDEEHDDTVNPNASRTEDEKELVVQDGQSNAEDFERLANMDGDMPDTFDDFRRSSNRVQEDADRAHDLMANAAERPESLNDYLLHQLAELDIEEEVERIAERIISCLDARDGGYLKTSLADILPPDHKPADLQVAERALAVVQSMEPAGIAARTLQECLLNQIRPDDYLSEEMRTVISQHLDDLAENRLPVIQKKTGYSLELIKEIREELHRLNPKPGAAFMEVIVPLVTPDVIVEPNEEGVYTVRLVDDSLPPLRISEYYRRRLGDPTATEEEREFIKRKIGSAQWLIESIQQRQRTLTKVSQEIVNYQKKFLDEGPEAIEPLKMQQIADKVGVHVTTVSRAVDDKWIQTPRGIFPLRRFFVFGTTSADGEDVAYETIRMKLQEIIDKEDKSNPLSDDDLVEQLKKHGLGVARRTITKYRKKMGIPSSRQRRDWTKT encoded by the coding sequence ATGCGTCTTTCGTTCGGACTCGAAGCGCGCCAGATCCAAACGCAGAAGCTGGCTCCACGGATGATCCAGTCGATGGAGATTTTGCAATTGCCGATTCTGGCATTGCAGGAGCGGATCGAGCAGGAAATGAACGAGAATCCCATGCTCGAAGTGGAGGAGCGGGATGAGAGTTTGCCTGACGAGGAGCACGACGACACCGTCAATCCGAACGCATCGCGGACGGAGGACGAGAAGGAGTTAGTGGTTCAGGACGGGCAGTCTAACGCCGAGGACTTCGAGCGTTTAGCGAACATGGACGGGGACATGCCCGACACGTTCGATGATTTTCGTCGCTCGAGCAATCGGGTGCAGGAAGACGCGGACCGAGCGCATGATTTGATGGCCAACGCTGCCGAGCGTCCTGAATCCCTCAACGATTACTTGCTTCACCAATTGGCGGAGTTGGATATCGAGGAGGAGGTCGAGCGGATTGCCGAGCGGATTATTTCTTGTTTGGACGCCCGCGACGGTGGTTACTTGAAGACCTCGCTGGCCGACATTCTGCCACCGGACCACAAGCCAGCGGACTTGCAGGTGGCGGAGCGCGCTTTGGCCGTGGTGCAGTCGATGGAGCCTGCGGGGATTGCGGCTCGAACGCTTCAGGAGTGTTTGCTCAACCAGATCCGTCCCGATGATTATTTGTCGGAGGAAATGCGAACGGTCATTTCTCAGCATTTGGATGATCTCGCGGAGAATCGCTTGCCGGTCATTCAAAAGAAGACCGGGTATTCGTTGGAGCTGATCAAGGAGATCCGCGAAGAGTTGCATCGCCTCAATCCGAAGCCGGGCGCGGCTTTCATGGAGGTGATTGTTCCGTTGGTGACCCCCGATGTGATTGTGGAACCGAACGAAGAGGGAGTGTACACCGTTCGATTGGTGGACGATTCCTTGCCCCCGCTTCGTATCAGCGAGTACTACCGACGCAGGCTGGGGGATCCTACAGCGACGGAAGAGGAACGGGAGTTTATCAAGCGCAAGATTGGCAGCGCCCAGTGGTTGATCGAGTCCATTCAGCAACGGCAAAGGACATTGACAAAGGTTTCACAGGAGATTGTCAATTACCAGAAGAAGTTTTTGGACGAAGGTCCCGAGGCGATTGAGCCGCTCAAAATGCAGCAGATTGCCGACAAAGTAGGAGTGCACGTCACCACGGTTTCCCGCGCGGTCGATGACAAATGGATACAAACTCCTCGCGGTATTTTCCCTTTGCGTCGATTCTTTGTTTTTGGGACAACCAGTGCGGACGGTGAAGACGTCGCGTACGAGACGATTCGGATGAAGCTCCAAGAGATTATCGACAAAGAAGACAAATCGAATCCTCTTAGCGATGACGATTTGGTCGAGCAGCTCAAGAAACATGGCTTGGGTGTCGCTCGCCGAACCATTACCAAGTACCGCAAAAAAATGGGAATTCCTAGCAGCCGCCAGCGTCGCGATTGGACGAAAACTTAG